Below is a window of Oxyura jamaicensis isolate SHBP4307 breed ruddy duck chromosome 21, BPBGC_Ojam_1.0, whole genome shotgun sequence DNA.
TCCCAACTTACAGCTGGCTTGCTGGGCATGAAAGCCAGTGCATCCAAAGCTGTGATTAGAAATGTCCttctatcattttatttatttagtaaggATGACTCCGGTTCTTAAGCTGGATGACTCTAGGTTCCAAACTAGGAACTCTGTTTTCTTATTCCACAGCATCCCTTATGGCTCCTGAAAGAAACCTCTCAAAAAGAGTGGGGCCTCTGGAAACCTTACAGGAACCAGGTCACTGAGCTTTCTGCTCTCATCCACAGTAATTGTTTGGAAGTCAAGCATCACTTCCCTTACCTGAGATGAACAGGTCTGACCAGGTCTGCTGATGCTCCTGGAAAAGATCTTCCACCCCCATCTGCATCACCTCCAGCATCTCTTTCTTGGCCGACTCCCTCAACTTGCTGAAGGTCTCCTCCAGCCTGGAGACTTCGATGGGCTCCGAGGTGTACACCACAGAGAGCACAGTTTCGTCAAAGTGAGATTTGGGTGCCACCTGCACCCGGCTCACGAGCTTCTTGGCTGCCACTACCATGAGAACCACCCTGGAGCTCCCGGCCAGCAGCAGGCGACCGGAGGAGAGCAGGAACTGCCGCTCCTCCACCTTCTCCACACTGGTAGCGAAGCGGCTGCCCAGCGAGGGCGTGGACGCCGGGCCCGCCGCCTCGAAGGCGACCACCCTGTCGGTGGGGTTGGCGACGCGGATGCGCTGCAGGTAGAGGTGCGGCCGGCTGCGGTGGGCCACCACCTCCTCCCGCACCGTCACGCActccccggggccgccgctCGGCCCGGGACCCGTCAGCACGCAGCGCACCCTCCGCACGGCTCCGTCCCGCAGCGCCGCCTGCGCCGCCCGAGCCTCGCCTCGTCCCCCCAGCGCCCTGAGCCTCACCAGCGCCGGGTACTCGGTGGGCAGCGCCGGGCCGCCTCCGTTACCCGCCGCCCACACCCAGAGCCGCCCGGCGGCCACGTCCAGCAGCAGGAAGCCGTTGCCGGCCAGCGCCAGGCCCGCTTTCGGCCCGCcgccgccttcctcctcctcctcctcaccgcCCGGCAGCGGCAGTGCATCGCCGCGCTCCGCCTGGCCCCTCCAGGGCCCCGTGGCCGCCTGCAGGCAGAGGGCGGCGGCTCCCCGGGGCTCGGCCCCTCGCcgcccgccgcgccgcgccccCAGGTACCAGAAAGCGacgaggagcagcagcagcagcagcagcagccgccgcgCCCAGCTGCTGGACAGCAACCCCGGCAGCCCCTTCAGCCGCTGCTGCAGCCACAtgggcggcggggcggggaggcccggcccggccctccCCCGCagcgctcccggccccgctcccgccgCCTCGCAGCTCCCCTCACGCCGCCATCGCCCGGAAGCTCCGCGCCGTGCGGCGCTTTGCGACAGTGGAGCCGCGCCTCCCGCCTCCACCCCCCTCACAGGAGGCGCCTGGCGGCAGCCccagtcccccccccccccagagtTTGTGAGGGAAAAAtggccccggccccctcccc
It encodes the following:
- the KIAA2013 gene encoding uncharacterized protein KIAA2013 homolog, which translates into the protein MWLQQRLKGLPGLLSSSWARRLLLLLLLLLVAFWYLGARRGGRRGAEPRGAAALCLQAATGPWRGQAERGDALPLPGGEEEEEEGGGGPKAGLALAGNGFLLLDVAAGRLWVWAAGNGGGPALPTEYPALVRLRALGGRGEARAAQAALRDGAVRRVRCVLTGPGPSGGPGECVTVREEVVAHRSRPHLYLQRIRVANPTDRVVAFEAAGPASTPSLGSRFATSVEKVEERQFLLSSGRLLLAGSSRVVLMVVAAKKLVSRVQVAPKSHFDETVLSVVYTSEPIEVSRLEETFSKLRESAKKEMLEVMQMGVEDLFQEHQQTWSDLFISGIEMRKITDAHTPSSETVNMTLYYMLSSMPAPLLDPVISSEDREKMEASLNYADHCFSGHATMHAENLWPAKLTSVPQILQLSDLWKLTLQKRGCKGLVAAGVHGLMQGMVLSFGGLQFTENHLQFQADPDVLHNSYSLRGIHYNKDLINLAVLLDAEGKPFLHVSVKFQDKPVRLYACEAGCMNEPVELTSEARGHTFPVMVTQPITPLLYISTDLVHLQDLRHTLHLKAILAHEEHMAKQYPGLPFLFWFSVASLITLFHLFLFKLIYNEYCGPGAKPLFRSKV